Proteins from one Spirochaetota bacterium genomic window:
- a CDS encoding efflux RND transporter permease subunit, with product MIKLIHSLMQQKLFVNLMVALIILSGYAIAERINREAYPEVNFDMVTVTTIYPGGSPDEIEKLISIPIEKKLREVDNLDKVRTYNIENVSVLAIYIEDDASNKDEVVQDIKDAVELVENLPDKAETPLVKELKFDNTPAIDVAIYGKRPDVPYPLIREAANELEDFLYDIEGVADVEDFGYYDKEYLVEVNPNSLKKYRIGLNDIIRTLKNRNLDFPGGSLKIGDKEYILRTMGQYKNADEIRNSIIISNDAGFITRIKDVATVTDTYEEADFYERFNGNKAIIYKIWKKRSADEIRLVDKIKKDLKEYKPLNSDYVVIETFNDTSRFTRERIESIQTNAISGFILLALILMLLLGLRMSTIVTFSIPVAFMAAFFGMKLGDITLNVVSMFGMIMVLGMIVDFGIVVSENSHRYMEKGLLRTEAIENGVAEVFWPVTVTLLCICAAFAPLLLLTGLMGKFIKGIPIVLMMCLTASWIIAMFIMPIHLDMFSKENHKKNRNNDLIKEDEYFEKGYFGKIQAVYKKILTWILNHRYITTAILVILLGISLYLSNVIGFVFMPGGGEEIFMIKIKMPQETNLDANLREIKKLEKIIISTVPKDEITDLHAIVGRIQYLLIDPQPGEGTHKSMILGYLVPEKERNRMANDILNEVRKVVLKAQEDGLISKKISFEFELMSNGPPIGKPVNVEIQGKEFSMLKKIAHEYMDYLNSIDGVIDITMDLEEGKQEYRYQINEVMASRTGVSMFDAAIALNSSFEGAIASSVRNDEEDIDIRVRFPEKARKMKQSLNKVMIANQKGGLIPLSMVTKVIKQPGYTQINRLNYKRLVQVQAEVNTDIITSLEVNEMLAKRFQDIGDRYPNYTVSYGGEKEDTDENMRELRILFLYALIVIYIIIAVFFGSLMLPVVVMIAIPFSLVGVVIALWLHGEPMSFMSTLGVFSLAGVIVSNTLVLVRFINNLRDEGLSLKDALIEGGVIRLRPVLLTTGTTVLALFPTIYSIGGKDYFVAPLALAFGYGLIFATFITLILIPSFYHIAEDIKGATAKIASFVGIHMSGEIYSTKQINDSTAIPSKKTRSKK from the coding sequence TTGATAAAACTTATCCATTCTCTAATGCAACAAAAGCTCTTTGTCAATCTAATGGTAGCGCTTATTATCCTCTCAGGCTATGCCATAGCAGAGCGAATCAATAGAGAAGCATACCCAGAGGTTAATTTTGATATGGTAACAGTTACAACAATATATCCAGGGGGATCTCCTGATGAGATTGAAAAATTGATATCCATACCGATTGAAAAGAAGCTTCGAGAGGTTGATAATTTAGATAAGGTTCGAACCTATAACATTGAAAATGTTTCAGTATTAGCTATATATATTGAAGACGATGCATCGAACAAGGATGAGGTTGTGCAGGATATTAAGGATGCTGTTGAGCTTGTGGAGAATCTGCCTGACAAGGCTGAAACACCCTTAGTTAAAGAGCTTAAATTCGACAATACCCCAGCCATTGACGTGGCGATATATGGCAAGAGACCTGATGTGCCCTATCCTTTAATTCGGGAAGCAGCCAATGAGCTTGAGGATTTTCTATATGATATCGAAGGCGTTGCTGATGTGGAGGATTTTGGTTATTATGATAAGGAATATCTTGTCGAGGTGAATCCCAATTCGTTAAAGAAGTACAGGATTGGATTGAATGATATAATTAGAACTCTAAAAAATAGGAATCTCGATTTTCCCGGAGGATCGCTCAAAATTGGCGATAAGGAGTATATCCTACGAACAATGGGTCAATACAAGAATGCTGATGAAATAAGGAATTCAATTATTATCTCCAATGATGCCGGTTTTATTACAAGGATAAAAGATGTAGCGACGGTTACCGATACCTATGAGGAAGCGGATTTTTATGAGAGATTTAATGGCAATAAAGCCATAATCTATAAGATCTGGAAGAAGAGAAGTGCTGATGAGATTAGGCTTGTAGACAAGATTAAAAAGGATCTTAAAGAATATAAGCCATTGAATTCTGATTATGTTGTAATAGAGACTTTTAATGACACAAGCAGGTTTACAAGAGAACGCATAGAATCGATTCAGACGAACGCGATATCAGGTTTTATACTACTTGCACTCATCTTGATGCTCCTTCTTGGCCTGCGAATGTCAACTATTGTGACTTTCAGTATACCTGTGGCATTTATGGCAGCCTTTTTCGGAATGAAGCTTGGAGATATAACCCTAAATGTTGTCAGCATGTTCGGCATGATAATGGTTCTTGGTATGATAGTGGATTTTGGCATCGTTGTTTCAGAGAACAGTCACAGATATATGGAAAAGGGCCTTTTAAGAACTGAAGCCATTGAAAATGGTGTAGCTGAGGTCTTCTGGCCTGTTACAGTAACCCTATTATGCATATGCGCAGCCTTTGCACCCCTTCTTCTACTTACAGGCCTTATGGGCAAGTTTATAAAGGGAATCCCGATTGTTCTAATGATGTGTTTAACAGCATCATGGATCATTGCTATGTTCATAATGCCCATTCACCTTGATATGTTTTCAAAGGAAAATCATAAAAAAAATAGAAATAATGATTTAATAAAGGAGGATGAGTATTTTGAGAAGGGTTATTTCGGTAAGATTCAGGCAGTATACAAGAAAATCCTCACTTGGATACTCAATCATCGATATATAACTACAGCTATTTTAGTTATTCTTCTTGGTATATCGTTATATCTTAGCAATGTTATTGGATTCGTCTTCATGCCGGGTGGGGGTGAAGAGATATTTATGATTAAGATAAAGATGCCGCAGGAAACGAATTTAGATGCTAATCTTAGGGAAATAAAGAAGCTAGAGAAAATAATCATATCCACAGTTCCGAAGGATGAGATTACTGACTTACATGCTATAGTGGGTAGAATTCAGTATCTGCTGATTGATCCACAACCAGGCGAGGGCACTCATAAGTCTATGATACTGGGTTACCTAGTCCCTGAGAAGGAACGAAATAGAATGGCTAATGATATTTTAAATGAGGTTCGTAAAGTGGTCTTAAAGGCACAGGAAGATGGATTAATATCCAAAAAGATCTCCTTTGAATTTGAGTTAATGAGTAATGGCCCCCCTATCGGCAAACCCGTAAATGTAGAGATACAGGGTAAGGAATTCTCAATGCTTAAAAAAATTGCACATGAATATATGGACTACTTGAACAGCATAGATGGTGTTATCGACATAACCATGGATTTAGAAGAAGGGAAACAGGAATATAGATATCAAATTAATGAGGTTATGGCATCACGTACCGGTGTGTCCATGTTTGACGCTGCAATTGCCTTAAATTCTTCCTTTGAAGGCGCAATAGCCAGTAGTGTGCGAAACGATGAGGAGGACATTGATATCAGGGTACGCTTCCCTGAAAAAGCACGTAAGATGAAACAGAGTCTTAATAAAGTAATGATAGCAAATCAGAAGGGAGGACTAATTCCACTTTCAATGGTTACTAAAGTAATAAAACAACCCGGATATACTCAGATAAACAGGCTAAACTATAAGCGCCTTGTCCAGGTGCAGGCTGAGGTCAATACGGATATTATTACATCATTAGAAGTGAACGAAATGCTGGCAAAGAGGTTTCAAGATATTGGTGATCGCTATCCGAATTATACAGTTTCCTATGGTGGAGAGAAGGAGGATACAGACGAGAACATGAGGGAATTGAGAATCCTCTTCCTCTATGCTCTAATAGTGATTTATATCATTATTGCGGTATTCTTTGGATCATTGATGCTTCCAGTAGTTGTTATGATTGCAATTCCCTTTTCTCTTGTTGGGGTTGTCATTGCCCTCTGGTTACATGGTGAGCCTATGTCATTTATGAGCACACTTGGTGTATTCAGCCTCGCTGGAGTGATCGTGAGCAATACCCTGGTACTTGTAAGGTTTATAAATAATCTAAGGGATGAGGGATTGTCTCTAAAGGATGCCCTTATCGAGGGAGGTGTAATCCGTTTGCGCCCAGTGCTCCTCACAACAGGCACTACAGTGCTGGCCCTGTTCCCGACGATTTACAGCATAGGAGGAAAGGATTATTTTGTCGCACCCCTTGCCCTAGCCTTTGGATATGGTCTAATCTTTGCAACCTTTATTACACTGATCCTGATTCCAAGCTTTTATCATATTGCAGAGGATATCAAAGGGGCTACAGCTAAAATCGCCTCCTTTGTAGGAATACATATGAGTGGCGAGATATATAGCACCAAGCAAATCAATGATTCAACAGCAATCCCTTCAAAGAAAACTCGATCAAAAAAATGA
- a CDS encoding TolC family protein, with product MKLFKILQMLFLIPILLTNPGYAKSGDKISNRIKPIEVELSDSAAIIIGGKKITLGHAIRMAIKKNHDVITGAYDVAMADSDYQRYLTKYSPFIGIEGSAKHIEYPIAMDPMIVGTERRSWDLSAVLSKRFSSGTTISSGLMHERAKTSDLEYGDPDYHRPILFFNIQQELLKNAFGHNERKELKLLTNVGKMKREGLVFQLSILVVGVIADYWTLVIKNTTLDNAELQLQETKAVRKIIAQNVRIGLAERFELNYYNALVASAEANVSKAKQEHRESLRNFQQVVDLDEDVSVTGSAVLSNKLPPLNEIETTHVAFNKRADYKIALLTVENAKLEVMIYENEASPSLIAELNVAPMGQRKEPSKAYSDTISMECPSFEAKVKLTYPLDNRDQEIKLRNARFKLKQANIKLKKYKRTIKDDIKNKIDNIRTSYELYEKSIAARIESEKYYRHLLTNLQRGRFSAAVVKDGLVALIGFRERELGTLVQYNVALLQLDIAKNELFEKYQIDIDKYIPKEE from the coding sequence ATGAAATTATTTAAAATATTGCAAATGTTATTTCTGATACCAATTCTACTGACCAATCCAGGATATGCAAAATCAGGAGATAAAATCTCGAATCGGATCAAACCAATTGAAGTAGAATTGTCAGACAGCGCAGCAATTATTATAGGCGGCAAAAAAATCACACTGGGCCATGCTATTCGTATGGCAATCAAGAAAAATCATGATGTGATCACTGGGGCATATGATGTGGCTATGGCGGATTCCGATTATCAGAGATATTTGACTAAATATTCTCCCTTTATTGGTATTGAGGGAAGCGCGAAACATATTGAATATCCAATAGCGATGGATCCCATGATTGTGGGTACTGAAAGGAGATCATGGGACTTATCGGCTGTATTATCAAAGCGATTCTCGTCAGGCACAACAATTTCGAGTGGATTGATGCATGAACGTGCTAAAACAAGCGATCTTGAATATGGAGATCCAGATTACCATAGACCGATTTTGTTTTTTAATATTCAGCAGGAACTCCTCAAGAATGCCTTTGGACACAATGAGAGGAAGGAGCTGAAACTATTGACGAACGTAGGGAAGATGAAACGCGAAGGATTAGTATTTCAGCTTTCAATATTAGTTGTAGGGGTAATAGCTGATTATTGGACATTAGTGATCAAGAATACAACCCTAGATAATGCTGAATTGCAGCTTCAGGAGACCAAGGCGGTTAGAAAAATAATTGCGCAGAATGTGCGCATTGGATTGGCTGAGAGATTTGAGTTGAACTACTATAATGCTTTAGTGGCCTCGGCTGAAGCTAATGTCTCCAAAGCTAAACAGGAACATCGCGAATCTCTTAGAAATTTTCAGCAAGTAGTAGATCTTGATGAGGATGTCAGTGTTACAGGCAGTGCTGTGTTATCAAACAAGCTTCCACCGTTAAACGAAATCGAAACGACTCATGTCGCCTTTAATAAACGAGCTGATTATAAGATTGCACTTTTAACTGTGGAAAATGCAAAACTTGAGGTGATGATATATGAGAATGAGGCATCCCCTTCCCTCATTGCTGAGTTGAATGTAGCGCCAATGGGACAGAGGAAGGAGCCTTCCAAGGCCTATTCAGATACTATATCAATGGAATGCCCGTCATTTGAGGCTAAGGTTAAGTTAACATATCCTCTCGATAATAGAGATCAAGAGATAAAATTAAGAAATGCCAGATTTAAACTGAAACAGGCAAATATTAAATTGAAAAAATACAAAAGGACGATAAAGGATGACATAAAGAACAAGATTGATAACATTAGAACCTCCTATGAACTCTATGAGAAATCAATTGCTGCTAGAATTGAGTCCGAGAAGTATTACAGACATCTGCTTACAAATCTTCAAAGGGGGAGGTTCTCCGCTGCAGTTGTAAAGGATGGACTTGTTGCCCTTATCGGTTTCCGAGAAAGAGAGTTGGGCACTTTAGTGCAATACAATGTCGCGCTTCTACAGCTAGATATCGCTAAAAATGAATTATTTGAAAAATATCAAATTGATATAGATAAATATATACCCAAAGAAGAATAG